CCCGCGCGAGTCGAATCGTCTCGGGATCGCCCGCAGCCAAAGCCTGCTCGATCTGCTTCGGGGCGAGGTCCACGCCCTAGGTTTGCGACCACTCAACAGGGCGATCCGTCGGTCGCAGCTCTTGAGATAAACTCTTAATCCGCTTGTTTGTGATAAATGAACACCGCCGCTCCCGGATGGTCGGTGATATGGACGGGCAAACCGGTGACGCCGAGTTCATGGCCTGAAAGGACGATCGGTTTGTCGGGCGCGTCGAGGTTGGTCGCGATGAAGCGGGCGGTCGGATCGAGACCGCGGAGCTGCAGGGGCAGCGTGTCCTGACTGCTTTCCGCACGCCGAAACGCTTCGATCAGCCCCTCGCCCGTTTCCGGCCGGTCGAATTGCCAGGCGATCCACGCTTTGTCGTCCTGGCTGTATGGGGTCAGCGGGTAGTAGTCGTCGAAGTAGTAGGGGTTGATCTGCCGCCATTGGGCGATCAGGCGGCGCAGCGCATCGTAGTCGATCTTCTTCACCCGAATGTCGATTCCGCAGCCAAGGCTCGGGGCCGTGTTGCTCCAAAAGGCATACGGTTCGATCGGAGTCAACCCGCCGCCGTAATATGCGGCATTGGCACAGGCCACCGTGCCGGTGCCATGATAAGGAATCCAAAACGAGATGCCGTAGGTCATGCACTGATGGCCAATCGGCTCAAAGGCATAATCGCTGCGCCAGAGGGGCACGGCCCGGCGCAGGGTTTCCAGATCATTGCGCCGTCCGCCGCTGGCACAGGTGTCGATCAGCAGTTGCGGATGCCGCCGCCGCAATTCGTCCCAATAGGCGAGGTAGCCGCAAACGTGCCGGATCTCCGTGATCCCTTGCCGGTCCGGCGCGTCGTTGGCCCGCCAATATGCCAAGGGGTCCATGTTGAAATCCTGCCGATAGAGGTCGATCCCTTGTTCGGTGAGCAAATGGTCGACATGATCGGTGAGCCATTGCCGGGCCGCCGGATTGCCTAGGTTCAAGAGCCGAGTTTCGTTCTCGCCGGATTCGGAGGCATGGTCATAGAGGCGCAGTCTAGTGCCATCGGGCTTTGGGCCAGGCTTCAAGAAGCCGTAGCTCCACGGGCCGTTCGGATTGCGGTCCGGGCTGAACTCCTTAGCCGGATCGTACACTTTGCCTGACGGGGCCGTGAGCCGGGCCTCCAAACCTGTCGAATCGCAAATATACGAACCGTTTCCCCAGCCGACGGCGAAGTCGAGCGTCGCTCCCTTGGCGAGGTTCAGCTTGCCGGCGTAAGCCGTTCGCTTCCCTTGGCCGTGAAGATTGATGAAGTTGTCGAGCACCGAGCGGTCGCCATCGAGCAGATGCACGTCGGTCGTGGTGCTTTGGTCGATGGCCAGGAAGGCGGCGTCGATGGCATACTCGCCCGCCTCGGGAGCGGTGAAGCGGACCACGCTGTATTGGCCCTGCGGTCCCGGATGCAGCGAGAGTCGCCCCGGCTCCCAAACGATGTTGGCCAGCGAACACACTTGGTCAGTCTGATTGCAAGTCACATTGGGATCGGAACCAAACTCCTTCGTCGCCCAGGAGCGCAGGCCGCCTTTGTGCGGCGTCGCCGCGAGCAACCATTCGGGATGGTTCTCGTAGAGCCAAGTGCCGGGCGTTACTCGTTCCGGCTCAAACCAGACGAGAATCTTGATTCCTTGGGCGTGGGCATGGTCGCTGATAGGCCGAAAGCCGTGCGGGAACCTCTTCGGATCGACCTCCCAAGTGCCGACCTGCGGCCATCCCTGCTGCTGCACGTACCAGCCGGCGTCCATCCACCAGTAGTCGAGCTTAATACGTTCTTCAACGTAGCGGTCAATGTGCATGATTTGATTCTGCTCGTTGGCGCCGATCATTTCGCCATAGGCGCGCGAGCTGGAGGCGACAAACTGCGGCGGGGGGAGTTTTCCGCCCGGCCGCGGCAGATTGTGAACGATCATCCACCGCCGCCATAGGTTCTGGCCTCGAATCCAATCGCCGCGCCAGAAGAGCAATGCTATCATTGGCGTGCGCACTTCTTCGCCCGCCATGAGCTTGAAATGGGTCAACTCCTGCCCGGTCCGAATGCGAATCCCGGCGGCTTCGTCGCGATCGAATTCGGCCGCCCATTGGCCGGGCCACCCGACGGCGAGAATCACGCCCCGACCGGGCCATTCGAGATTGAAATACGAAAGATCGCTATTCGTGGGCCGGCCGCCGGCTGCGCCAATCCGCTGGCTGGCGCCGGGAGGAAGCGGCGTTTCTCGCGGGCCGTAATCGCTCTTGGTGGCCGGCGAGCCGATCGCGTGGTGCAGGAGGAATTCTCCCTCGCCGCCGCGCTGCCAGCGGCAGTCGAGGGCTTGAATGTTTTCCAGGATCGGACTCTCCGTGGGACCGTTGTTCTGAAAATACACGGTCCACTCGACGGCCGGAAAATCGTCGTATTCGATTCCCACGCAGCACACGACCAACCCGCCGTCGGGCTGAGTCAACGTAAGCGTGTGCTCGGTTCGCATGTTGTCCAGCTTGCGGGAAGTGTGGCTCCGCTGCCAATGCCGCAAAAAATCGGCGGATGGCTTGCCGCCGAGCGTGAATGAAAACGAGGGTTCGACCGGCGCCTCGTCGTTCGTTAGCGAGGCGGCAGTCCAGCGTCGCGCGTCCTCCAATTCATCCGCCGTCGGCGTCACGGCCCGAGCCGTGGCCGGAGCAAGAACCGCGAAAACTACGGCCGCTGCCAGGGCGAGCAGCTGCCGACCACGCGAGCGGTAGTGTTCCATCAAGTGGGTCGCCAGGAAACTGGGTCGGAACCTGAATCTGTGTGGATCATTCTCCGTTTCGGCGCACGTGCGAGCAAGCCGCTTGCTCATGCCAGCGCCCCCGTCCACCCGTCCCAGATTCCACCGGACGCTTACTTCAATCTCGACGTGAAACGCAATCAATGATACCACTGCTGCGCTCGGCCAGGCCTTCGCGAGACAATATATCTATGCGCTTGCCGCTGCTCCCTCCAGCGCATCGCCCAGCTTGATCGTGCCGGCCTTGATGCTCTTTAGCAGGTCGATCAAGCCGCTGGCATCGAAGCTCGACAGATCGGAGAGCGGCTTGCCATGCATCTTGCCGGCCAGTGTTTCGAGCCGCCGATGATCGAACCCCTTGATCTCGCCAGCGAGCCGATGGGCGTAGTCGATCTGCTTAGCGGAGGCACGATGGCCATTGCCGCGAAGTGGGGCAACTTAGTTGCTCGTCCAGCGCACGGCGGCAGTGGTATACTGAGACCAACGTTACGGACAATTTCAGCAGCTCGCGGCAACAGCCTAAGTTTGGAGGCAGGACATGTCGCACGACCTCGCCACGCAGCG
Above is a window of Pirellulales bacterium DNA encoding:
- a CDS encoding alpha-galactosidase encodes the protein MEHYRSRGRQLLALAAAVVFAVLAPATARAVTPTADELEDARRWTAASLTNDEAPVEPSFSFTLGGKPSADFLRHWQRSHTSRKLDNMRTEHTLTLTQPDGGLVVCCVGIEYDDFPAVEWTVYFQNNGPTESPILENIQALDCRWQRGGEGEFLLHHAIGSPATKSDYGPRETPLPPGASQRIGAAGGRPTNSDLSYFNLEWPGRGVILAVGWPGQWAAEFDRDEAAGIRIRTGQELTHFKLMAGEEVRTPMIALLFWRGDWIRGQNLWRRWMIVHNLPRPGGKLPPPQFVASSSRAYGEMIGANEQNQIMHIDRYVEERIKLDYWWMDAGWYVQQQGWPQVGTWEVDPKRFPHGFRPISDHAHAQGIKILVWFEPERVTPGTWLYENHPEWLLAATPHKGGLRSWATKEFGSDPNVTCNQTDQVCSLANIVWEPGRLSLHPGPQGQYSVVRFTAPEAGEYAIDAAFLAIDQSTTTDVHLLDGDRSVLDNFINLHGQGKRTAYAGKLNLAKGATLDFAVGWGNGSYICDSTGLEARLTAPSGKVYDPAKEFSPDRNPNGPWSYGFLKPGPKPDGTRLRLYDHASESGENETRLLNLGNPAARQWLTDHVDHLLTEQGIDLYRQDFNMDPLAYWRANDAPDRQGITEIRHVCGYLAYWDELRRRHPQLLIDTCASGGRRNDLETLRRAVPLWRSDYAFEPIGHQCMTYGISFWIPYHGTGTVACANAAYYGGGLTPIEPYAFWSNTAPSLGCGIDIRVKKIDYDALRRLIAQWRQINPYYFDDYYPLTPYSQDDKAWIAWQFDRPETGEGLIEAFRRAESSQDTLPLQLRGLDPTARFIATNLDAPDKPIVLSGHELGVTGLPVHITDHPGAAVFIYHKQAD